Proteins encoded in a region of the Zea mays cultivar B73 chromosome 2, Zm-B73-REFERENCE-NAM-5.0, whole genome shotgun sequence genome:
- the LOC100283925 gene encoding uncharacterized protein isoform X1 — protein MAIAESCVDAVVMEMVAVYCGGLYTAKPELAARRIEAIGFQVGHQLSERYTMERPRFSDHLEAIKFICKDFWSELFKKQIDNLKTNHRGTFVLQDNRFRWLTRVSLDPRTENTDSTENDSAALGDTAAQTTTMLLYFPCGLIRGALTNLGISCSVSADMSNLPACSFVVRIKT, from the exons ATGGCTATCGCAGAGAGCTGTGTTGATGCGGTGGTCATGGAGATGGTGGCAGTCTACTGCGGTGGCCTCTACACCGCCAAACCAGAGCTTGCTGCCCGCCGCATCGAGGCCATCGGCTTCCAAGTCGGGCACCAGCTCTCTGAGAG ATATACCATGGAGCGCCCTCGATTTAGTGATCATCTTGAAGCAATCAAGTTTATCTGCAAAGATTTTTGGTCAGAGCtgttcaagaagcagattgacaaTCTGAAAACAAATCACAGG GGTACCTTTGTCCTTCAAGATAACCGTTTTCGGTGGCTTACTCGTGTTTCTCTAGATCCACGTACAGAGAACACAGATTCAACTGAAAATGATTCTGCAGCATTGGGTGATACTGCAGCCCAAACGACTACCATGCTTCTGTATTTCCCATGCGGGTTGATAAGAGGTGCCTTGACCAACTTAGGAATTTCGTGTTCTGTCTCTGCTGACATGTCAAACCTTCCAGCAT GTTCGTTTGTGGTGCGCATAAAGACATGA
- the LOC100283925 gene encoding uncharacterized protein isoform X2 encodes MEMVAVYCGGLYTAKPELAARRIEAIGFQVGHQLSERYTMERPRFSDHLEAIKFICKDFWSELFKKQIDNLKTNHRGTFVLQDNRFRWLTRVSLDPRTENTDSTENDSAALGDTAAQTTTMLLYFPCGLIRGALTNLGISCSVSADMSNLPACSFVVRIKT; translated from the exons ATGGAGATGGTGGCAGTCTACTGCGGTGGCCTCTACACCGCCAAACCAGAGCTTGCTGCCCGCCGCATCGAGGCCATCGGCTTCCAAGTCGGGCACCAGCTCTCTGAGAG ATATACCATGGAGCGCCCTCGATTTAGTGATCATCTTGAAGCAATCAAGTTTATCTGCAAAGATTTTTGGTCAGAGCtgttcaagaagcagattgacaaTCTGAAAACAAATCACAGG GGTACCTTTGTCCTTCAAGATAACCGTTTTCGGTGGCTTACTCGTGTTTCTCTAGATCCACGTACAGAGAACACAGATTCAACTGAAAATGATTCTGCAGCATTGGGTGATACTGCAGCCCAAACGACTACCATGCTTCTGTATTTCCCATGCGGGTTGATAAGAGGTGCCTTGACCAACTTAGGAATTTCGTGTTCTGTCTCTGCTGACATGTCAAACCTTCCAGCAT GTTCGTTTGTGGTGCGCATAAAGACATGA